A part of Coriobacteriia bacterium genomic DNA contains:
- the rsmG gene encoding 16S rRNA (guanine(527)-N(7))-methyltransferase RsmG yields the protein MKHEDPAAGIEVPRVMAVLQSCGVELTTEQATLLARHAELVLEANQHINLTRITAPEDVMRLHLADSLMFVNLVEPLRGPILDVGSGAGYPGIPLAIMGYDVQLCESVKKKAAFLAGSVQSLNLPVQVHAVRAEELAATAPGQYNTVVFRAVSSLASLVELASPLLRDGARAIALKAAVTEDERRAGARAGSLCGMKPVDERRYTLPSGENRTVLVYERTGSASTRLPRRPGLAQNHPLG from the coding sequence GTGAAACATGAGGACCCCGCTGCTGGGATCGAAGTGCCGCGGGTGATGGCGGTCCTGCAGTCGTGTGGCGTTGAGCTGACAACCGAGCAAGCTACCCTTCTAGCCAGGCACGCAGAGCTCGTGCTCGAAGCGAATCAGCACATCAATCTGACGCGGATTACCGCCCCCGAAGACGTCATGCGCCTGCACCTCGCTGACTCGCTGATGTTTGTGAACTTGGTAGAACCGCTGCGGGGACCAATCCTTGACGTGGGTTCCGGCGCCGGCTACCCGGGCATCCCACTCGCAATCATGGGTTACGACGTGCAACTCTGCGAGTCCGTCAAGAAGAAGGCAGCGTTCCTCGCTGGGAGCGTGCAGTCGCTGAATCTGCCGGTTCAAGTTCATGCCGTGCGCGCTGAGGAACTTGCCGCGACGGCGCCCGGGCAGTACAACACCGTGGTGTTTCGAGCGGTCAGTTCGCTCGCTTCTCTCGTTGAGCTGGCATCCCCGCTGCTTCGTGACGGCGCACGAGCGATCGCGCTGAAAGCTGCAGTGACCGAAGACGAGCGGCGGGCTGGCGCCCGCGCCGGGTCGCTCTGCGGAATGAAGCCCGTCGATGAGCGGCGGTATACACTACCGTCCGGTGAGAATCGAACGGTGCTTGTGTATGAGCGTACGGGTTCCGCGAGCACGAGGCTCCCCAGGCGGCCAGGGTTGGCTCAGAATCATCCGCTCGGCTGA
- a CDS encoding YtxH domain-containing protein gives MTNKRLDYFLIGVFVGGLLGVVVGLLFAPESGVRTRQRIAGEATKVADAARHAAERAESVAETFGVKMDHYLGRDEEVAWRKVQEIREGVQRYSRTVMSS, from the coding sequence GTGACCAACAAACGGCTTGATTATTTCCTGATCGGCGTCTTCGTTGGAGGTCTCCTTGGCGTGGTCGTCGGACTACTCTTCGCGCCAGAGAGCGGCGTGCGGACGCGCCAGAGGATCGCAGGGGAGGCGACGAAGGTGGCGGACGCTGCCCGTCACGCAGCGGAGCGTGCTGAGTCGGTCGCCGAGACCTTCGGCGTGAAGATGGACCACTACCTCGGCCGAGACGAAGAAGTGGCGTGGCGCAAGGTGCAAGAGATCAGGGAGGGCGTGCAGCGGTATTCGCGTACCGTCATGTCTTCGTGA
- the dnaA gene encoding chromosomal replication initiator protein DnaA gives MLDVQQVWQDTLDVVRGELNTTAFKTWFEQTAPLGIIDQEMVVSVQNNFARDWLETRYSSLLAAALTQVTGAPITVRFSVSGEAAAAALIEPETYELAAEPESIVVPRERAEESDLDAKSTFDSFVVGPSNQFSYHVALAVAETPGTAYNPLFIYGGAGLGKTHLLKAIGSYVRMSYPYMKVKYVTSEQFTNDFIKSIGDKSRIPGFRRAYRENDVLLVDDIQFIAGKDSTQTEFFHTFNTLREAGKQIVMTSDRPPGEIGNIEERLRTRFGGGLIADIQPPDLETRIAILRRKAQAEGHAVPDDVLALIADRFSSNIRELWGALLRVVAFSSVTRHPINLDLAQSVLKDIIPERSVKPISISVIKDEVSRFYGISKNDLVGSKRSQSIAYPRQIAMYLTRELTDHSLPKIGSEFGGRDHTTVIYANTKIQRLMTEQRDVYNQIQTLTNLIRQKN, from the coding sequence ATGCTTGACGTTCAGCAGGTCTGGCAGGACACCCTCGATGTGGTGCGGGGAGAACTGAATACAACGGCCTTCAAGACATGGTTTGAGCAAACCGCGCCGCTCGGCATCATCGACCAAGAGATGGTCGTGTCCGTGCAGAACAACTTCGCTCGTGACTGGCTCGAGACACGGTACTCAAGCCTGCTCGCCGCCGCCCTGACCCAAGTGACGGGGGCACCGATCACGGTTCGCTTCAGTGTGTCGGGGGAGGCTGCTGCTGCTGCGCTGATCGAACCAGAGACATACGAACTTGCCGCAGAGCCGGAATCGATCGTGGTCCCCCGGGAGCGCGCGGAGGAGTCGGACCTCGATGCGAAGAGCACGTTCGACTCGTTTGTTGTCGGTCCCTCAAACCAGTTTTCCTACCATGTTGCGCTCGCTGTGGCCGAAACTCCCGGCACGGCATACAACCCTCTCTTCATCTACGGTGGGGCCGGTCTCGGCAAGACGCACCTATTGAAAGCGATCGGCTCCTACGTTCGTATGAGCTACCCGTATATGAAGGTGAAGTACGTCACGAGCGAGCAGTTCACAAACGACTTCATCAAGTCGATCGGGGACAAGAGTAGGATCCCTGGCTTCCGACGCGCCTACCGTGAGAACGACGTCCTACTCGTCGATGACATTCAGTTCATCGCCGGAAAGGACAGCACGCAGACTGAGTTCTTCCACACATTCAACACGCTACGCGAGGCCGGCAAGCAGATTGTGATGACCTCGGATCGGCCTCCCGGAGAGATCGGCAATATCGAGGAGCGTCTTCGGACCCGGTTTGGTGGCGGCTTGATAGCCGACATCCAGCCGCCTGATCTCGAGACTAGGATCGCGATCCTCCGGCGCAAGGCCCAAGCCGAAGGCCACGCGGTTCCCGATGATGTGCTCGCGCTCATCGCAGACCGCTTCTCCAGCAACATCCGGGAGTTGTGGGGGGCGCTGTTGCGGGTGGTGGCCTTCAGCTCGGTGACTCGCCACCCGATCAATCTTGATCTTGCGCAGAGCGTGCTCAAAGACATCATTCCTGAGCGCTCTGTGAAGCCGATCTCGATCTCAGTCATCAAAGACGAGGTTAGTAGGTTCTACGGGATCAGTAAGAACGACCTTGTCGGCAGCAAGCGTTCTCAGTCCATCGCATATCCGCGTCAGATCGCGATGTATCTCACGCGCGAGCTTACCGATCACTCTCTCCCAAAAATCGGCAGTGAGTTCGGCGGAAGGGATCACACGACGGTCATCTACGCCAATACGAAGATCCAGCGTTTGATGACCGAACAGCGTGACGTCTACAACCAGATTCAGACCCTAACCAACCTCATCCGTCAGAAGAACTAG
- the yidD gene encoding membrane protein insertion efficiency factor YidD → MRNPAVIAVSFAIRVYQRLISPLLPPSCRFMPTCSNYALTAIGRYGVFRGGWLALKRIGRCHPWNPGGYDPVP, encoded by the coding sequence ATGAGGAATCCCGCGGTCATAGCGGTGAGCTTCGCTATCCGAGTCTATCAGCGCCTCATCTCGCCACTGCTGCCTCCATCATGCCGATTCATGCCCACCTGCTCCAACTACGCACTCACCGCCATAGGGCGGTACGGTGTCTTCAGAGGCGGATGGCTCGCGCTCAAGCGAATCGGCAGGTGCCATCCCTGGAACCCGGGAGGGTACGATCCGGTCCCGTGA
- the jag gene encoding RNA-binding cell elongation regulator Jag/EloR — protein MINETVMEGPTVEEALDAALEEMGVQQDAVEFEVLDEPSKGLFGSSGKPARVRVWLKPGVQLQSPDEDEEEVEDGDVVPPTSEPQTQATGPTPLPELTDEQLDAIADAGAATIQEIMARLGIEASVEEYEGDEGEIILDIVGDDLGILIGRHGRTLDALQILVSAITNRRLDQRYPVVVDVSGYRHRRRVKLEDIARRAADRAARQHRLVQLRPMTSFERRVVHVVLRDDRRVRTESEGDEPRRMVVIHPR, from the coding sequence ATGATCAACGAGACAGTCATGGAGGGACCCACCGTCGAGGAAGCGCTCGACGCTGCGCTTGAGGAGATGGGGGTCCAGCAGGATGCCGTCGAGTTCGAGGTGCTGGACGAACCCAGCAAAGGTCTCTTTGGCTCGTCAGGCAAACCGGCGCGGGTGCGGGTCTGGCTGAAGCCGGGGGTTCAGCTGCAATCCCCCGACGAAGACGAGGAGGAAGTCGAAGACGGCGATGTCGTGCCGCCAACGTCCGAGCCGCAGACCCAGGCGACGGGCCCAACTCCCCTCCCGGAGCTCACCGATGAGCAGCTTGACGCGATCGCCGACGCCGGCGCGGCCACGATTCAGGAGATCATGGCCCGTCTTGGGATTGAGGCGTCGGTAGAGGAGTACGAGGGTGACGAGGGCGAGATCATCCTCGACATCGTCGGAGACGATCTCGGGATACTGATTGGACGTCACGGCCGGACCCTGGACGCCCTGCAGATCCTGGTCTCCGCGATAACGAACAGGCGGCTGGATCAGCGGTATCCGGTTGTCGTCGACGTATCAGGCTATCGCCACCGGCGCAGAGTCAAGCTTGAGGATATCGCGCGCAGAGCTGCCGACCGCGCGGCGAGGCAGCATCGTCTCGTTCAGCTTCGGCCGATGACGAGCTTCGAGCGTCGAGTGGTACACGTTGTCCTCCGCGATGACCGTCGGGTACGCACCGAGAGCGAGGGCGACGAGCCCAGACGAATGGTCGTCATCCACCCAAGGTAG
- a CDS encoding YidC/Oxa1 family membrane protein insertase, which translates to MFDAIGKVLFDVLQQIYTVVGDYGFAIIALTLLIRILLLPLTVKQTKSMYELQRIQPKIKELQEKYKDNKEKAAEETMKFYKENHVSPFGGCLPMLLQMPIFLALYRMLSSYGDTTGLFPKYIAGLPDAAAEAASRFWIVLPDITMSASQMYKVGGIGPAIPYIVFVILFGLATVVPQLMQPGAQAQQKQMAYLMGGMMLFFGWQVSGGVLLYWVTQGLLGLIQQQIQTRVYKAREEHA; encoded by the coding sequence GTGTTCGATGCGATAGGCAAAGTGCTCTTCGACGTGCTCCAGCAGATCTACACCGTGGTCGGCGACTACGGCTTCGCGATCATCGCGTTGACTCTTCTCATCAGGATCCTCCTGCTTCCTCTCACGGTGAAGCAGACCAAGTCCATGTACGAGCTCCAGCGCATCCAGCCCAAGATCAAGGAGCTGCAGGAGAAGTACAAGGACAACAAAGAGAAGGCCGCCGAGGAGACGATGAAGTTCTACAAGGAGAATCACGTGAGCCCGTTCGGTGGCTGTCTCCCGATGCTTCTGCAGATGCCGATCTTCCTCGCGCTGTATCGGATGCTGAGCTCGTACGGAGACACTACGGGGCTGTTCCCAAAGTACATTGCAGGCCTGCCGGATGCGGCTGCAGAAGCGGCTTCCAGATTCTGGATAGTGCTGCCAGATATTACCATGTCTGCCAGCCAGATGTATAAGGTCGGCGGCATCGGTCCGGCCATCCCCTACATCGTTTTCGTGATCCTGTTTGGTCTCGCGACCGTAGTTCCCCAACTCATGCAGCCCGGCGCCCAGGCTCAGCAGAAGCAGATGGCGTATCTAATGGGCGGCATGATGCTGTTCTTCGGCTGGCAGGTCTCAGGCGGCGTCCTGCTCTACTGGGTGACTCAGGGACTCCTGGGTCTGATCCAGCAGCAGATACAGACACGGGTCTATAAGGCCCGAGAGGAGCACGCATGA
- the rnpA gene encoding ribonuclease P protein component, with the protein MRTITAHDEIDRLFAGGRRVSYPALLVLAAPTPEGADRGGRVLFVAGKRLGPAVHRNRCKRVMRETVRRAGVDLAGWDVVLVARKGTAAAEPAVLDRSYEEALVVLGIQR; encoded by the coding sequence ATGCGGACGATCACCGCACACGATGAGATCGACCGGCTCTTCGCCGGCGGGCGCCGGGTATCCTACCCGGCGCTTCTTGTATTGGCCGCACCGACCCCCGAGGGAGCAGACCGTGGTGGCCGGGTGTTGTTCGTCGCCGGCAAGCGGCTAGGTCCCGCCGTGCACCGGAATCGCTGCAAGCGGGTCATGCGCGAGACAGTGCGCCGGGCTGGCGTGGATCTGGCCGGGTGGGACGTCGTGCTCGTGGCGCGCAAGGGCACGGCCGCCGCCGAACCAGCCGTGCTGGACCGCTCCTACGAAGAAGCGCTCGTTGTACTTGGAATCCAAAGATGA
- a CDS encoding ParA family protein, producing the protein MLDVPAQPVGNEGNTACVLAVVNQKGGVGKSTTSVNLAATVADLGKRVLLVDLDPQGNATSGYGLDKNQREQCVYDALLGDVPIEQLIEPVGVQGVFVVPSTIQLAGAEIELVSAFSRETKLKQVLSPVLGDFDLVIIDCPPSLGLLTINALTAATGVLIPVQCEYYALEGLTKLLESVRLVKTHLNPGLEVFGVVMTMFDARTKLSQQVVNEVRDFFGEQVFATLIPRSVRLSEAPSFGQPVTLYDPNGRGAEAYRNLAEEVIARV; encoded by the coding sequence GTGCTTGACGTACCGGCTCAACCCGTCGGAAACGAGGGGAACACGGCTTGTGTACTGGCCGTGGTGAACCAGAAGGGCGGCGTCGGCAAGAGCACCACTTCGGTGAATCTGGCCGCCACAGTTGCTGACCTGGGGAAGCGCGTCCTGCTCGTTGACCTCGATCCGCAGGGGAATGCAACCTCCGGGTACGGACTCGACAAGAACCAGCGTGAACAGTGCGTGTACGACGCGCTTCTGGGAGACGTGCCGATCGAGCAACTCATTGAGCCTGTGGGGGTTCAGGGCGTTTTCGTGGTCCCCTCAACCATTCAGCTCGCGGGAGCCGAAATCGAACTCGTCTCCGCGTTCAGCAGAGAGACGAAGTTGAAGCAGGTTCTCAGCCCGGTTCTCGGCGATTTCGACCTCGTGATCATCGACTGTCCCCCGTCGCTCGGCCTGCTGACAATAAACGCGCTCACGGCGGCAACGGGAGTGCTCATACCGGTCCAGTGCGAGTACTACGCACTTGAGGGGCTCACGAAGCTCCTCGAGAGCGTTCGTCTCGTGAAGACCCATCTGAATCCGGGCCTTGAGGTCTTCGGAGTGGTGATGACGATGTTCGATGCTCGAACGAAACTGTCACAGCAGGTCGTCAATGAAGTCCGCGACTTCTTCGGCGAGCAAGTGTTCGCGACACTCATCCCCCGCAGCGTTCGGCTCTCGGAGGCGCCAAGCTTCGGGCAGCCGGTGACGCTCTACGATCCCAACGGGCGGGGAGCCGAGGCATACAGGAATCTGGCGGAGGAAGTGATCGCTCGTGTCTAA
- a CDS encoding ParB/RepB/Spo0J family partition protein has product MSKRGLGKGLSALIPGAGQEVGGEVLELDVREISPNPLQPRTDIGEDQIAELADSIKKVGVLQPIIVRPDGTSYQIIAGERRWRAAQAAGLQRVPVRVMVTTETEALALALIENLQREDLNPIEEARGYRRLITEYEMTQSELADRVSKSRSAVTNTLRLLDLPEDIQELLYDGKLSAGHARAILSVSDDDRRHTLARKCVDEGLSVREAESLAKLLAAGASIQHHRPIAPKSYKVVARKLRRLLMTNVRVRQTANKGKIEIDFQDEAELERIMRVLTEGAESAPESGGDA; this is encoded by the coding sequence GTGTCTAAACGCGGTCTGGGTAAGGGACTATCGGCGCTGATCCCGGGAGCTGGCCAAGAGGTCGGCGGCGAGGTCCTCGAGCTCGATGTGCGGGAGATCTCACCCAATCCACTGCAGCCACGAACCGACATCGGGGAAGACCAGATAGCGGAGTTGGCTGACTCGATCAAGAAGGTTGGCGTGCTTCAACCGATTATCGTTCGGCCGGACGGAACGAGCTATCAGATCATAGCCGGTGAGCGGCGGTGGCGTGCCGCTCAAGCGGCGGGCCTCCAACGCGTTCCGGTGAGAGTTATGGTGACCACGGAGACAGAGGCGCTCGCCCTCGCGCTTATCGAGAACCTGCAACGCGAGGACCTGAACCCGATCGAAGAAGCTCGCGGGTACCGCCGTCTGATCACTGAGTACGAGATGACGCAGTCCGAGCTTGCAGACCGGGTCTCTAAGTCACGCTCTGCAGTGACGAACACTCTCAGGCTCCTCGACCTGCCCGAGGACATCCAAGAGCTCCTCTACGACGGGAAGCTCTCCGCCGGCCACGCACGGGCCATACTGTCTGTCAGCGACGACGACCGTCGCCATACGCTCGCGCGCAAGTGCGTGGACGAGGGGCTGTCGGTGCGGGAGGCCGAGAGTCTGGCGAAGTTGCTGGCCGCTGGCGCGTCAATCCAGCACCATCGCCCGATCGCCCCGAAGTCCTACAAGGTAGTGGCGCGGAAGCTCAGACGACTACTTATGACAAATGTAAGAGTTCGACAGACGGCGAACAAAGGCAAGATAGAAATCGATTTCCAGGATGAAGCGGAACTCGAGCGCATCATGCGCGTACTGACAGAGGGCGCTGAGTCCGCTCCGGAGAGTGGGGGAGACGCGTGA
- a CDS encoding ATP-binding protein, protein MKSFYDQRDPAARIIPPDERPLSTANPVSFGTTALVAVYDALTAPPRVEGVSGDSARDLIENLTTRAYQVSHEAGGQIPYTVIREIVENFIHAGFDEVVVSVLDRGQTLRFADQGPGIPDKTRVFLPGFTTASSDMKHVIKGVGSGLPVARECLTFSGGTIEIDDNLGAGTVVTLRMTSPVQPAEIEPEFDRQTEPYEPPELSLRQKQVLSLAMELGSLGPTVVARELGVGLSTAFRDLEHLTSHGLITADNAGKRVLTDQGVQCLDALFRR, encoded by the coding sequence GTGAAGTCTTTCTATGACCAGCGGGACCCGGCCGCCCGGATCATCCCACCTGATGAGCGGCCGCTTTCGACCGCGAATCCAGTGTCGTTTGGGACAACCGCGCTTGTCGCGGTTTACGACGCGCTCACAGCTCCGCCCCGTGTGGAGGGGGTGAGTGGTGACTCGGCACGGGATCTCATCGAGAACCTCACCACTCGCGCGTACCAGGTGTCACACGAGGCGGGCGGGCAGATCCCCTACACGGTCATCCGCGAGATCGTCGAGAACTTCATCCATGCTGGGTTCGACGAGGTTGTGGTGAGCGTCCTTGATCGGGGACAGACGCTCCGGTTCGCAGACCAGGGGCCGGGCATCCCCGACAAGACACGTGTCTTCCTCCCGGGCTTCACGACTGCCTCTTCGGATATGAAACATGTGATCAAAGGTGTGGGCTCGGGCCTCCCTGTGGCAAGAGAGTGCCTAACATTCTCGGGTGGAACGATAGAGATCGACGACAACCTCGGTGCAGGGACTGTTGTGACCCTGCGTATGACCTCGCCCGTTCAACCTGCCGAGATCGAGCCGGAGTTCGACCGACAGACCGAACCATACGAGCCGCCGGAGTTGAGCCTTCGCCAGAAGCAGGTGCTCTCCCTCGCGATGGAGTTGGGCTCACTCGGCCCGACGGTCGTCGCCCGTGAGCTCGGGGTGGGGTTGTCCACTGCTTTTCGCGATCTCGAGCACCTGACCAGCCACGGCCTCATCACAGCCGACAACGCCGGCAAGCGTGTTCTGACCGACCAGGGTGTCCAGTGCCTCGATGCGCTCTTCCGGAGATAA
- the rpmH gene encoding 50S ribosomal protein L34: MKRTYQPNNRKRAKTHGFRKRMSTKAGRAVLAARRRKGRKVLCPSAA; encoded by the coding sequence ATGAAGCGCACCTATCAGCCGAACAACCGCAAGCGTGCGAAGACGCACGGTTTCCGCAAGCGCATGTCGACGAAGGCAGGCCGGGCCGTTCTCGCGGCGCGTCGCCGCAAGGGCCGTAAGGTCCTGTGCCCGAGCGCCGCGTAG
- a CDS encoding PD-(D/E)XK nuclease family protein: MPLELITGPANAGVTELVRAKLVDRARSGDRTLLLVPSGPDVSRVTRELAAEIALGIGVRAFDNHLDALWAAVGDGRAIVTSVQRLIVLEESVNLCAPAWLADSGRTTSAVRMLARIVQRAAESPNGISSEGVEGVAADLLHCVSVYESTLRRAGFIERGEAHRLAGKRLGEMDPPALIAINGFSGLTRAQEQYVVNAAARTDVLVGLTYDPGVPATASAGSLADRLTQVGIACVLPPRGDDGAPDELTRIERAFGLPGTPDVRADGAVVLSEAWGEAAEAGRITREVQDALRGGVSPGRVAIVFRDPAAHARALRAMLDEAGISAEYDMSVPLASTGLGRTLLMLLELGGPCASYEQLLDVLRSPFGPASDAALDELDAHARRTRSRDPQSAEARLRRHSPGDATFISEARRAHRDAGMGSSERRWYRLVAGMMRRAHGSEASTDPDLVMDAAAARVFIDAVRSVNALGPSGGAARALAAALREAQVALATADRPDHVQIVSAERVRGRRYDCVIIGGLTAGEFPRLTHEDALSAPGIARAFERAGIDMSPRSDLEAERLLFYLAATRASERLVLSWQSHSADGQPLRRSVFVDELLDLYMDPVSGEWYADAPPLRTLGLDGSSLHPAGPETWRRTLRARASQGAGTGGDEATIAEARRRAVRGKDPTSDAVRRATAERQVFSPSEIEAYLQCPFRWYVGRIVAPHELDERFDASAAGLLAHDVLKRFYDAFTERSGLGRVTPDSLALARTVHEEVANAVLEQAVAVGASETAAARAAALGTLRVVEADATLLPGFEPTCREWTFGFGDGDEPEPFVGFSLKGRIDRIDASAHALVVSDYKLGRVEAERGVAKFESEGLVQLPLYAAVASRRLGRAVAGGLYRSVRGGKPRGFIDEALCDGGFVRTDAIPGARTEEVLQSAIHRAAEAVARMREGDIHAEPRSGFCPAYCPARSFCPGWKERRGGPRS, translated from the coding sequence GTGCCGCTTGAGCTGATCACAGGGCCGGCGAACGCCGGCGTCACAGAACTCGTCCGAGCGAAGCTGGTCGACCGCGCTCGTTCGGGCGACCGGACGCTACTCCTGGTACCGTCTGGTCCCGATGTTTCACGTGTCACGCGCGAGCTGGCAGCCGAGATCGCCCTCGGGATCGGCGTCCGTGCATTCGACAACCACCTGGATGCCCTGTGGGCGGCAGTCGGTGATGGCCGGGCGATCGTGACGAGTGTACAACGGCTCATAGTGCTGGAAGAATCTGTCAATCTGTGCGCGCCTGCGTGGCTTGCCGACTCAGGACGGACGACCAGCGCGGTTCGGATGCTGGCCCGAATCGTGCAGCGTGCCGCAGAGTCGCCGAATGGGATCTCATCAGAGGGTGTCGAGGGTGTCGCCGCAGACCTGCTTCATTGCGTGTCCGTGTACGAGTCGACGCTGCGGCGGGCAGGGTTCATCGAGCGAGGCGAGGCACATCGGCTCGCCGGCAAGCGCCTCGGCGAGATGGATCCGCCTGCCCTGATCGCCATCAACGGCTTCAGCGGACTCACCCGGGCACAGGAGCAGTACGTTGTGAATGCAGCTGCTCGGACCGATGTGCTCGTGGGCCTGACGTACGACCCTGGAGTTCCGGCCACGGCGTCCGCGGGCTCTCTGGCCGACCGACTCACCCAAGTAGGGATCGCGTGCGTTCTGCCTCCGCGTGGCGACGACGGGGCACCGGATGAACTAACGCGCATCGAGCGTGCGTTCGGCCTGCCCGGAACGCCGGACGTCCGGGCCGACGGTGCTGTTGTGCTGTCGGAGGCCTGGGGAGAGGCAGCCGAGGCGGGGCGGATCACCCGCGAGGTGCAGGATGCCCTCCGTGGGGGCGTGTCACCAGGGCGCGTAGCGATCGTCTTCCGCGACCCGGCCGCTCACGCGCGGGCGCTGCGAGCGATGCTTGATGAGGCCGGAATATCCGCCGAGTACGACATGAGCGTACCGCTGGCGTCTACGGGCCTCGGCCGTACACTGCTCATGTTGTTGGAGCTCGGGGGGCCGTGCGCCTCGTACGAGCAGCTCCTCGACGTGCTGCGATCGCCCTTTGGCCCGGCGAGTGATGCCGCACTCGACGAGCTCGACGCCCATGCCCGGCGGACGCGCTCCCGAGACCCGCAATCGGCGGAGGCACGGCTGCGCCGCCACAGCCCCGGGGATGCGACGTTCATCTCCGAGGCCCGCCGCGCGCACCGGGACGCCGGCATGGGCAGCTCGGAGCGCCGGTGGTATCGGCTGGTCGCGGGAATGATGCGGCGGGCACACGGCTCCGAGGCGTCGACGGACCCCGACCTGGTGATGGATGCAGCTGCAGCCCGGGTCTTCATCGACGCAGTCCGCAGCGTGAATGCACTCGGCCCGTCAGGCGGAGCCGCCCGCGCTCTGGCAGCCGCGCTTCGTGAAGCCCAGGTGGCCCTGGCGACGGCGGATCGGCCGGACCATGTTCAGATCGTGAGTGCAGAGCGTGTCCGTGGGCGGCGTTACGACTGCGTGATCATCGGCGGCCTGACGGCCGGCGAGTTCCCCCGCCTCACCCATGAGGACGCGCTGTCGGCGCCGGGGATCGCGCGGGCATTCGAGCGGGCGGGGATAGACATGTCGCCCCGGAGCGACCTCGAGGCCGAGCGTCTTCTGTTCTACCTCGCTGCGACACGAGCCTCGGAACGGCTCGTCTTGAGCTGGCAGTCTCACAGCGCCGATGGACAGCCCCTGCGCCGCTCGGTCTTCGTTGACGAACTGCTGGACCTCTACATGGACCCGGTATCCGGTGAGTGGTATGCGGACGCTCCGCCGCTCCGCACGCTGGGACTCGACGGCTCATCCCTGCATCCCGCAGGGCCGGAGACCTGGCGTCGGACACTGCGAGCACGCGCCTCCCAGGGTGCGGGGACTGGCGGGGACGAGGCGACCATCGCCGAGGCACGGCGACGTGCGGTGCGCGGCAAAGACCCGACTTCGGATGCGGTCCGCCGCGCCACGGCCGAACGTCAGGTCTTCTCGCCGAGTGAGATCGAAGCCTACCTGCAGTGCCCGTTCCGCTGGTACGTGGGGCGTATCGTGGCGCCGCATGAGCTGGACGAGCGCTTCGATGCGTCGGCGGCGGGGCTGCTCGCCCATGACGTCCTGAAGCGCTTCTACGACGCCTTCACCGAGCGGAGCGGACTCGGACGGGTGACGCCGGACTCGCTCGCGCTCGCCCGGACGGTTCACGAAGAGGTCGCCAACGCAGTGCTCGAGCAAGCGGTTGCGGTCGGCGCTTCGGAGACGGCGGCGGCGCGGGCGGCGGCGCTCGGGACGCTCCGCGTGGTCGAGGCCGATGCAACGCTTCTCCCGGGATTCGAGCCCACCTGTCGCGAGTGGACTTTCGGGTTCGGCGATGGGGATGAACCGGAGCCTTTCGTGGGCTTCTCGCTCAAGGGCCGCATCGACCGCATCGACGCATCGGCGCACGCGCTCGTGGTCAGCGACTACAAGCTCGGCAGGGTGGAGGCCGAGCGCGGGGTCGCGAAGTTCGAGTCCGAGGGACTTGTGCAGCTTCCGCTCTATGCGGCCGTCGCGTCGCGCCGACTCGGACGTGCGGTTGCGGGTGGCCTGTACCGCTCGGTGCGTGGCGGGAAGCCTCGTGGCTTCATCGACGAGGCGCTGTGCGACGGCGGGTTTGTGCGGACGGACGCAATCCCCGGGGCGAGGACCGAGGAGGTCCTCCAATCGGCGATCCACCGCGCGGCGGAAGCCGTCGCGAGGATGCGCGAAGGTGACATCCACGCCGAGCCACGGAGCGGCTTCTGTCCTGCCTACTGCCCGGCGCGGTCGTTCTGCCCCGGTTGGAAGGAGCGCCGTGGCGGACCTCGATCGTGA